A region of Ornithodoros turicata isolate Travis chromosome 5, ASM3712646v1, whole genome shotgun sequence DNA encodes the following proteins:
- the LOC135396159 gene encoding endothelin-converting enzyme 1-like, with product MEDSRSTPTRMQHLGQRIPPFGKVQRNLILIAAGIFMVFLVILSTTAKRDPSMSFEKALRSLEKRDYYSTVESSMDVSTEPCKDFYQYVCGNWRSVNPTTATNFELGQRRVMIRMKQLVESRNFDPKQETSADKIVAGIQSCYNVRTDRRDDLYIVKDFLRENGLLKHRSVKMSKAGIKDDILNALVRLDMKYSLSITHSMRPSIDLRARDKLILVLELGMLLPGWMKAYKRGISEAAYVVGGENFYTNTVSVHTKVVSWTAEAKSSPPEYSTLRDMLITTYSDLTVERWLHAVSGVSPLNMTASTEVYISNPVGIMLTDKLVSEYSLRPTPALNWIAMILFHYLSSASSFALMKSFQRHRPSCTSYFAHVAPYALGALLTSKYLTEKQVAAAKHVRKSVMETAVSMFPWLDRESRSLATDRVKNITVILGFPSHLESRDGFDKHFAYLPRFGDPFVLHFLEALRTKTAITFRLYPKPTKASLSHLKAMAYTGDVSPSATARYIDFLHVVFLPIMFFFPPFIEPDSPAVSYGGFGHVLAHEIFHSFDTSSIDKDLNGTVKTWLQAPAKKAYDEKLQCVLRHYAAENEPGSWTYSLKTKDENFADIVAYQAILHALKKDERANLKGASSIRGLTNEQLFYVSLCHKWCTSRRNANPTTSVVWYPRPEHRCNIVLNTAKEFGAAFSCPRNISTLCLFK from the exons ATGGAAGATTCACGTTCAACTCCAACACGAATGCAGCACCTAGGCCAGCGTATTCCGCCATTCGGGAAGGTGCAACGAAACCTTATTCTGATTGCGGCCGGGATTTTCATGGTTTTCCTGGTCATACTCTCGACGACCGCTAAGCGCGATCCTTCAATGAGCTTCGAGAAAGCGCTGAGATCCCTGGAGAAGCGAGACTACTATTCAACCGTGGAAAGCTCCATGGACGTATCGACGGAACCTTGTAAAGACTTCTACCAATACGTGTGCGGGAACTGGCGGTCAGTCAACCCTACCACGGCAACAAACTTCGAGCTGGGACAGCGACGGGTCATGATAAGAATGAAACAGCTGGTGGAAAGCAGGAATTTCGACCCCAAGCAGGAGACAAGTGCGGATAAAATTGTGGCAGGAATTCAAAGCTGCTACAACGTGCGAACAGACAGAAGAGACGACCTCTATATTGTTAAGGACTTTCTCCGGGAGAATGGCTTGTTAAAGCACCGTAGCGTAAAGATGTCCAAAGCCGGGATCAAAGACGACATTTTGAATGCTTTAGTTCGACTTGACATGAAGTACTCTTTATCTATTACCCATTCTATGAGACCTTCCATTGATCTACGTGCGAGGGACAAGTTGATCTTGGTGCTAGAGCTTGGAATGCTTCTGCCTGGTTGGATGAAG GCCTACAAGAGAGGAATATCTGAGGCAGCCTACGTCGTCGGTGGAGAAAACTTCTACACGAACACCGTGAGCGTACACACCAAGGTTGTTTCCTGGACTGCTGAAGCGAAGTCGTCCCCGCCCGAGTACTCCACACTGCGGGACATGCTTATCACAACCTACTCTGACCTTACTGTGGAAAGATGGCTCCACGCTGTCAGTGGCGTCTCCCCGCTAAACATGACCGCATCCACGGAAGTCTACATTTCCAACCCAGTAGGAATCATGCTAACGGATAAACTTGTCTCCGAGTACTCCTTGCGTCCCACCCCAGCCTTGAACTGGATAGCCATGATACTTTTCCATTACCTATCTAGCGCCTCTTCCTTTGCGCTAATGAAGTCATTCCAAAGACACAGGCCTAGCTGCACTAGCTACTTCGCACATGTTGCTCCATACGCGTTGGGTGCTTTACTGACATCGAAGTACCTTACAGAGAAGCAAGTTGCCGCAGCAAAGCACGTGCGGAAGTCCGTAATGGAAACCGCCGTTTCTATGTTCCCGTGGTTGGATAGAGAGAGTCGATCGCTAGCCACAGACCGCGTGAAGAACATCACCGTTATTCTGGGCTTTCCAAGCCACCTGGAATCCCGCGACGGGTTCGACAAGCATTTTGCTTACCTTCCGCGGTTTGGAGATCCTTTCGTGCTTCACTTTCTAGAAGCTCTGAGAACTAAAACCGCTATAACCTTCCGTCTGTATCCGAAACCCACCAAGGCTTCTCTGAGTCACCTGAAGGCCATGGCCTACACTGGAGACGTGTCACCGTCGGCAACTGCGCGGTACATCGATTTCCTTCACGTGGTTTTCCTTCCGATCATGTTCTTCTTTCCCCCTTTCATAGAGCCAGACTCCCCGGCCGTGTCGTACGGTGGCTTTGGGCACGTTCTAGCTCACGAGATTTTCCATTCCTTCGACACGTCATCGATAGACAAGGATTTGAACGGTACAGTGAAAACGTGGCTTCAGGCTCCCGCCAAGAAAGCGTACGACGAGAAGCTACAATGTGTACTGCGACACTACGCCGCGGAGAATGAACCTGGAAGCTGGACATACAGCCTGAAGACGAAGGATGAGAACTTTGCGGATATCGTTGCCTATCAAGCTATTCTGCACGCGCTCAAGAAAGATGAGAGAGCGAATTTGAAGGGCGCTTCATCGATACGAGGACTGACCAACGAACAGCTATTTTACGTCAGCTTGTGCCATAAGTGGTGCACGAGCAGAAGAAATGCGAATCCTACGACGAGCGTTGTGTGGTATCCCCGGCCCGAGCATCGTTGTAATATAGTGTTGAACACCGCAAAGGAATTTGGAGCAGCATTTAGTTGCCCTCGCAATATATCCACGCTATGCCTGTTCAAATAG